The following proteins are co-located in the Triticum aestivum cultivar Chinese Spring chromosome 1A, IWGSC CS RefSeq v2.1, whole genome shotgun sequence genome:
- the LOC123067183 gene encoding CDP-diacylglycerol--serine O-phosphatidyltransferase 2, which yields MEAAAARQRARPRTPPAEEYDPWTAWLYKPRTISVLLVGACLLIWASGALDPEGAASHSSSTSIKRGVWAMIAVFLAYCTLQAPSTILIRPHPAFWRLVHGLAVVYLVALTFLLFQNRDDARRFMKHLSPDLGVELPERSYGADCRLYVPENPKNKFINIYETLFDEFVVAHVLGWWGKAVMIRNQALLWVLSIGFELMELTFRHMLPNFNECWWDSIILDILICNWFGIWAGMHTVRYFDGKTYEWVGLSRQPSIMGKVKRSLSQFTPAQWDKDQWQPFMGPLRFIQVLFLCVVFMMVELNTFFLKFCLWIPPRNPLVVYRLILWWLIAIPTIREYNSYLQDSKPVKKVGAFCWLSVAICIVELLICMKFGHGLFHDPMPTWLIIFWRSAGIAFVVFLLAWSWSNHQKFRRKNL from the exons atggaggcggcggcggcgaggcagaggGCGCGGCCGCGCACGCCGCCGGCGGAGGAGTACGACCCGTGGACGGCCTGGCTCTACAAGCCGCGCACCATCTCCGTGCTGCTCGTCGGCGCATGCCTCCTCAT CTGGGCGAGTGGAGCTCTGGACCCGGAGGGCGCTGCCTCCCACAGCAGCTCGACATCTATCAAGAG GGGTGTCTGGGCTATGATTGCGGTGTTCCTTGCCTATTGCACACTCCAGGCACCATCAAC GATACTTATTCGGCCCCATCCTGCTTTCTGGCGCCTGGTGCATGGGCTGGCGGTTGTTTACCTTGTTGCTCTCACGTTTCTTCTTTTCCAG AATCGTGATGATGCTCGCCGGTTCATGAAACACCTTTCTCCTGATCTTGGAGTTG AGTTACCGGAGAGATCCTATGGAGCCGATTGCCGTCTGTATGTTCCAGAAAACCCTAAAAACAAGTTCATAAATATTTAT GAGACATTGTTTGATGAATTTGTGGTCGCCCATGTTTTGGGCTGGTGGGGCAAGGCTGTAATGATACGGAATCAAGCTCTCCTTTGGGTCTTGTCGATTGGCTTTGAGCTAATGGAG CTTACGTTCCGACATATGTTGCCAAACTTTAATGAGTGCTGGTGGGATagtattatcttggacatcttgaTCTGCAATTGGTTTG GTATTTGGGCGGGAATGCACACGGTCCGATACTTCGATGGTAAAACATATGAATGGGTTGGACTGAGCCGACAGCCCAGCATCATGGGTAAG GTGAAAAGATCGTTGAGCCAGTTCACTCCTGCACAGTGGGACAAGGATCAATGGCAGCCCTTCATGGGGCCGTTGCGGTTCATCCAAGTGTTGTTCCTCTGCGTCGTTTTCATGATGGTGGAGCTCAACACATTTTTCCTTAAATTCTGTCTCTGGATCCCTCCAAGGAATCCCTTGGTTGTGTACAGATTGATCCTGTGGTGGCTGATTGCGATCCCGACCATCCGCGAGTACAACTCCTACCTGCAGGACAG CAAACCGGTGAAGAAGGTCGGGGCTTTCTGTTGGCTCTCTGTAGCCATATGCATAGTGGAGCTTCTTATCTGCATGAAGTTTGGGCATG GTCTTTTTCATGATCCGATGCCTACCTGGCTGATCATCTTTTGGAGGTCGGCGGGGATAGCGTTCGTGGTCTTCTTGCTCGCGTGGTCGTGGAGTAACCACCAGAAATTCCGGAGAAAGAATCTCTGA